In Citrus sinensis cultivar Valencia sweet orange chromosome 2, DVS_A1.0, whole genome shotgun sequence, a single genomic region encodes these proteins:
- the LOC102615464 gene encoding uncharacterized protein LOC102615464, whose protein sequence is MASPISKSLISVLIALFLISSSFASSDVPFIVAHKKASLKRLKSGAERVSVSVDIYNQGTSTAYDVSLTDDSWPQDKFDVISGNISQSWERLDAGGILSHSFELDAKVKGMFHGSPALITFRIPTKAALQEAYSTPMLPLDVLAEKPTENKLELAKRLLAKYGSQISVISIIVLFVYLITSPSKSAAKGSKKKR, encoded by the exons ATGGCGAGTCCGATCAGCAAGTCTCTGATCTCAGTTTTGATCGCTCTCTTCTTGATCTCGTCATCATTTGCCAGCTCAGACGTTCCCTTCATCGTTGCCCACAAGAAGGCTTCTCTTAAACGCCTCAAATCCGGCGCCGAGCGGGTCTCCGTCTCCGTCGATATCTACAATCAAGGCACTTC GACTGCCTATGATGTGAGCCTGACAGATGATAGCTGGCCACAAGATAAGTTTGATGTAATCAGCGGTAACATTTCACAGTCATGGGAAAGACTTGATGC CGGTGGTATTCTTTCACATTCTTTCGAATTGGATGCCAAAGTTAAAGGAATGTTTCATGGTTCTCCAGCTCTCATTACTTTCCGTATCCCTACTAAGGCTGCCCTTCAG GAGGCATACTCGACCCCCATGTTGCCACTAGATGTCCTTGCAGAGAAACCCACTGAAAATAAATTGGAGTTg GCTAAG AGGTTGTTGGCAAAGTACGGCTCTCAAATCTCGGTTATCTCCATTATTGTTCTGTTTGTGTATTTGATCACTTCCCCATCAAAGTCAGCTGCAAAAGGAAGCAAAAAGAAGCGCTAA